One Sulfolobus sp. S-194 DNA segment encodes these proteins:
- a CDS encoding SelD-related putative sulfur metabolism protein, whose protein sequence is MDIFTKFRENLEVYKSMGLNPLSLATGCAVKVDLIDTVYPALEKIRKILEERNITILPREDADIFVSRERIEMKRLINGGEFDADRAISLIQVNQETAGNPDAFSQFLVRVYTSIKTSRKLTIGKGHSIVTTKKDGEVAVLDLFRLEGREEKSYTVANNDTIQIVDPLDNPGSQVQVDVAISNSLNDLFTKGVFQDLTVVPVVDAPNIELKKKLLSNYENYVKKYGMNLRDDIQPSVGTLMMGATVVGKSNHELPTFYEKVSENMVIITTRFFGELTPINVHLWSLAVPELIEMMENRGISFSKVEKVKSEALEIMRRPNIHVAKVIYSYLPEFGKSFDERSHIAMTTDVTGPGIFVIKEFAEKARVDVELTSIPVVDRDICEFATENFIIPNSTIGTNGAIVMFADKRIADNIMEDLTKVGEKPEIIGYVKGKGNGSVYAPKDVMKLIRRDNVLKQFKIKE, encoded by the coding sequence ATGGATATATTTACGAAATTTAGAGAGAATTTAGAAGTTTATAAAAGTATGGGTTTAAATCCTTTGTCTCTTGCAACTGGTTGTGCTGTAAAAGTTGATTTAATAGATACTGTATATCCGGCTTTAGAGAAAATAAGAAAAATTCTCGAAGAAAGAAATATTACTATATTACCTAGGGAAGACGCCGATATCTTTGTTAGTAGAGAGAGAATAGAAATGAAAAGACTCATTAATGGTGGAGAATTTGATGCAGATAGAGCAATAAGTCTTATTCAAGTTAATCAAGAGACTGCTGGTAACCCAGATGCATTTTCACAATTTTTAGTTAGGGTTTATACTTCAATTAAAACTAGCAGGAAATTAACTATAGGTAAAGGTCATTCCATTGTTACTACAAAGAAAGATGGTGAGGTTGCAGTATTAGACTTATTTAGATTAGAGGGAAGAGAAGAAAAATCTTATACAGTTGCTAACAATGATACTATACAAATAGTTGATCCCCTAGATAATCCTGGTTCTCAAGTTCAAGTTGATGTTGCTATATCTAATTCTCTTAACGATTTATTTACAAAAGGTGTCTTTCAAGATTTAACCGTTGTTCCCGTTGTAGATGCGCCAAACATTGAATTAAAAAAGAAATTGCTATCTAACTATGAAAATTATGTTAAGAAATATGGTATGAACTTGAGGGATGATATTCAACCATCCGTCGGAACTTTGATGATGGGTGCAACGGTAGTTGGTAAGAGTAATCATGAACTTCCAACTTTTTATGAGAAAGTTAGTGAGAATATGGTAATTATAACCACCAGATTCTTCGGTGAGCTGACACCTATAAATGTTCACCTTTGGTCATTGGCTGTACCAGAACTTATTGAAATGATGGAGAACAGAGGAATATCTTTCTCTAAGGTAGAGAAAGTCAAAAGTGAGGCATTAGAAATAATGAGAAGGCCAAACATACACGTTGCTAAGGTGATTTACTCTTATTTACCAGAATTCGGTAAGTCTTTTGATGAGAGATCACATATAGCTATGACAACTGATGTCACTGGCCCTGGAATATTTGTTATAAAGGAATTTGCTGAGAAGGCCAGAGTTGACGTTGAATTAACTAGCATTCCGGTTGTCGATAGGGATATATGTGAATTTGCAACAGAGAATTTCATAATACCTAATTCTACTATAGGAACAAACGGTGCCATAGTGATGTTTGCAGATAAGAGAATAGCTGATAATATAATGGAGGATCTAACTAAGGTTGGTGAAAAACCAGAAATTATAGGTTATGTTAAGGGTAAAGGCAACGGTAGTGTATACGCACCTAAAGATGTAATGAAATTAATAAGAAGAGATAATGTATTGAAGCAATTTAAAATAAAAGAATAA
- a CDS encoding NAD(P)-dependent oxidoreductase → MRIGLAGLGVMGYRIGANLVKAGKLDVVYNRTINKAEQFSKEYGVKYVIDPKELIKSTDLLITMLADDNAVSSFLLPLVPYAKDKIIVDMSTISPSTSISIANEIMKNGGIMYDAPVIGTSIFAEQKKLTVLLGGPESHVNTVTEILKETASTIIYIGKNGMGLYAKLVNNLMVGVYVAALAEAYNFGISAGLKPEDVHKVLALYGSAKSPTSELKVPKMMKSDYSTQFATKHMRKDLEIITKETQNLHVVNPLSSLALQLYRFAEALGYSEADYAAILEVYKKANLVK, encoded by the coding sequence ATGCGTATTGGTTTAGCTGGTTTAGGTGTTATGGGATATAGGATAGGTGCAAACTTAGTAAAGGCTGGTAAATTAGATGTAGTATATAACAGAACTATTAATAAGGCAGAGCAGTTTAGTAAGGAATATGGCGTTAAATACGTAATCGACCCTAAAGAGTTAATTAAATCTACAGATCTATTAATAACAATGTTAGCTGATGATAATGCAGTTTCTTCATTCCTACTGCCTCTAGTCCCTTATGCTAAAGATAAAATAATTGTTGATATGTCTACAATATCTCCTTCAACTTCAATTAGCATTGCTAATGAGATAATGAAGAATGGTGGTATAATGTATGATGCCCCAGTAATTGGTACTTCAATATTTGCAGAACAGAAGAAACTGACTGTACTATTGGGCGGACCAGAATCTCATGTAAATACTGTTACAGAAATTTTGAAGGAAACAGCTTCCACAATAATCTACATAGGTAAGAATGGGATGGGCCTTTATGCTAAATTGGTAAATAACCTTATGGTTGGTGTATATGTAGCAGCTCTAGCTGAAGCTTATAATTTTGGAATTTCTGCCGGACTAAAACCAGAGGATGTCCATAAAGTTTTAGCATTGTATGGTAGTGCTAAATCTCCGACCTCAGAGCTAAAAGTTCCAAAGATGATGAAATCTGATTATTCAACTCAGTTTGCAACTAAACATATGAGAAAAGACTTAGAAATTATAACCAAGGAAACACAGAATTTACATGTAGTTAATCCATTATCGTCTTTAGCACTTCAGCTTTATCGTTTTGCTGAAGCTTTAGGGTATTCAGAAGCTGATTATGCAGCTATTCTTGAGGTATACAAGAAGGCTAATTTAGTTAAGTAA
- a CDS encoding DUF2203 family protein, with amino-acid sequence MTEYPYFDLNTARQLLPWLRNKLSEMKKIKYFTEEALMKGDKEALIQYTIQIDRIIKEITQKGIIIRDPDMGLVDFPAVINNRPAYLCWKIDEKDIEYWHYAEEGFRGRKKINGKEDILALT; translated from the coding sequence GTGACAGAATATCCATACTTTGATCTAAATACAGCTAGACAATTACTGCCATGGCTTAGAAATAAACTTTCAGAAATGAAAAAAATTAAATATTTTACCGAAGAGGCATTAATGAAAGGAGATAAAGAAGCATTAATTCAATATACTATCCAGATCGACAGAATTATAAAAGAAATAACACAAAAAGGGATTATTATTAGAGATCCAGATATGGGATTAGTAGACTTCCCTGCAGTAATTAACAATAGGCCGGCATACCTTTGCTGGAAAATTGATGAAAAGGATATTGAATACTGGCATTATGCAGAAGAAGGGTTTAGAGGCAGAAAGAAGATCAATGGAAAAGAAGATATCCTAGCCCTTACTTAA